The following are encoded in a window of Scleropages formosus chromosome 7, fSclFor1.1, whole genome shotgun sequence genomic DNA:
- the LOC108929038 gene encoding meiosis-specific nuclear structural protein 1-like — MTDVNLYCRLQRFNMKCMSQRAGITHNQQQRMLAKSRREDEWREDQMKDITKEQQMRACLLSEDKVERKRYLRQVQDDQRERQIEEALLKGEHERITRRKQLEQDDKIASEMVRIKHEKLRDEKIRLQIRKNSIELRELEAKIKLAYLNRERAAQIAEKEAMRCKTIRQEAEMAQILKSQQEQALVEEQKEEQRRYEEVLRYQQELEQQLDEKECKKQEAYEKFLKEKLMVDEIVRKIYEEDQMEQQLRLDNVKATQKCIEEFKKQQAEWRQMEQEKMEAENQRILEYTKYLQSREEERKEKVKERKDAKQKIQKMLTERIEMEKQKRDEMQRVREELYMEEKEAIARQKQIEEMERRIRQRLELQQARQKQMAIKEMRKQAEEEEEEKLSQMMMAKFAEDDRIEQMNTQRRHMKQLEHRKAVEKFLEDRRQKFLADKEREAEETAIEQQKEAARLQIIEEERQKLLKDHATKLLGYLPKGIFREDDLEHFDEEFKRNFQKEDFPEEDFGVE, encoded by the exons ATGACGGACGTGAACCTGTACTGCCGTTTGCAACGGTTCAATATGAAG TGTATGAGCCAGAGGGCTGGTATTACACACAACCAGCAGCAGAGGATGCTGGCCAAGTCGCGGCGGGAGGATGAATGGCGAGAGGACCAGATGAAAGACATCACGAAGGAGCAGCAGATGCGTGCCTGCCTACTGTCTGAGGACAAAGTGGAGAGGAAGCGGTACCTTCGCCAGGTGCAGGATGACCAGCGTGAGAGGCAGATCGAGGAGGCGCTTCTAAAG GGAGAACACGAAAGGATTACGAGGAGGAAGCAGCTCGAGCAAGATGACAAGATCGCCAGTGAAATGGTTCGCATCAAGCATGAAAAGCTCAGAGATGAAAAGATAAGGCTCCAAATCAGGAAAAACAG CATTGAGCTTCGTGAGTTGGAAGCCAAAATCAAATTGGCTTACCtgaacagagagagagcagctcaGATTGCTGAAAAGGAGGCTATGAGATGCAAGACCATA AGGCAGGAGGCAGAAATGGCACAAATACTCAAGAGCCAACAAGAGCAAGCCCTGgtggaggagcagaaggaggagcAAAGGCGTTATGAGGAGGTCCTGCGATACCAGCAGGAGttggagcagcagctggacgAGAAGGAATGCAAGAAGCAGGAGGCTTATGAGAAGTTCCTTAAGGAAAAACTCATGGTTGATGAGATTGTTCGGAAGATCTATGAGGAGGATCAGAT GGAACAGCAGCTGAGGCTGGACAACGTAAAGGCGACCCAGAAGTGTATAGAGGAATTCAAGAAGCAGCAGGCTGAGTGGAGGCAGATGGAGCAGGAGAAGATGGAGGCTGAAAACCAGCGTATTCTGGAGTACACAAAATACCTGCAGAgtagagaagaggagaggaaggagaaagtCAAGGAACGCAAAGATGCCAAGCAGAAAATTCAGAAGATG CTGACTGAAAGGATTGAAATGGAAAAGCAGAAGCGTGACGAAATGCAACGTGTTCGTGAGGAGCTCTACATGGAGGAGAAAGAAGCAATAGCGAGACAGAAACAGATT GAAGAGATGGAGAGGAGGATCCGACAACGCCTGGAACTTCAGCAGGCTCGTCAGAAACAGATGGCCATCAAGGAGATGCGCAAGCAGgctgaggaagaagaagaggagaagctCAGCCAGATGATGATGGCCAAATTCGCCGAGGATGATCGCATTGAGCAAATGAACACCCAGCGACGACACATGAAACAGCTAGAGCATCGGAAGGCTGTGGAGAAATTCTTAGAGGACAGACGACAAAAATTCCTGGCTGACAAG gAGCGTGAGGCTGAGGAGACAGCCATCGAGCAACAGAAAGAAGCAGCACGTTTGCAAATCATTGAGGAGGAAAGGCAGAAGCTCCTAAAGGACCATGCTACAAAACTTCTTGGTTACCTTCCAAAG GGCATTTTCAGAGAAGATGACCTTGAGCATTTTGATGAGGAATTCAAACGAAATTTCCAAAAGGAAGATTTTCCAGAAGAAGACTTTGGTGTAGAGTGa